From Streptomyces sp. TLI_105, the proteins below share one genomic window:
- a CDS encoding sensor histidine kinase, translating into MHIAFFLLLGASLARFLLRHEWEARSPWIIALTGALASLYLLGPVLGTRTTPRRIAWLGTVVAVWVLLVVLAPSFAWCAVPLFYTGLRTLPPRAALGLVTLLTAFVVFAQVQLSHGGWDPNLIVAPPAVAALATGVFVHSDRQAARQRALIDDLIRTRRELAAIERREGTLAERQRLSMEIHDTLAQGLSSQQMLLQAADRLWDGDPAAARRHVRTAESIAERNLAEARRFVQDLAPADLAGGGGLEEALRALAARESAAFRVDGTPVPLPDRAQSALLRIAQGALANIREHAGADSAALTLTYLDDQVVLDIADDGRGFDPALAREQAERGHGLPAMRVRAQQLGGTLTVESTPGEGTVLSAAIPLTLES; encoded by the coding sequence ATGCACATCGCGTTCTTCCTGCTGCTCGGCGCCTCCCTCGCCCGCTTCCTGCTGCGGCACGAGTGGGAGGCCCGCAGCCCCTGGATCATCGCCCTCACCGGCGCCCTCGCCTCCCTCTACCTCCTCGGCCCGGTGCTCGGCACCCGCACCACCCCGCGCCGGATCGCCTGGCTCGGCACGGTCGTCGCCGTCTGGGTCCTCCTCGTCGTCCTCGCGCCCAGCTTCGCCTGGTGCGCGGTGCCGCTCTTCTACACGGGCCTGCGGACCCTCCCGCCGCGCGCCGCGCTCGGCCTGGTCACCCTGCTCACCGCGTTCGTGGTCTTCGCGCAGGTCCAGCTCTCGCACGGCGGCTGGGACCCGAACCTGATCGTCGCCCCGCCGGCCGTCGCCGCCCTCGCCACCGGCGTCTTCGTCCACTCCGACCGGCAGGCCGCCCGGCAGCGGGCACTCATCGACGACCTGATCCGCACCCGCCGCGAACTCGCCGCGATCGAACGCCGCGAGGGCACCCTCGCGGAGCGCCAGCGGCTGTCCATGGAGATCCACGACACCCTCGCCCAGGGCCTGTCCAGCCAGCAGATGCTGCTCCAGGCCGCCGACCGGCTCTGGGACGGCGACCCGGCCGCCGCCCGCCGGCACGTCCGCACCGCCGAGTCCATCGCCGAACGCAACCTCGCCGAGGCCCGCCGCTTCGTGCAGGACCTCGCCCCCGCCGACCTCGCCGGAGGCGGCGGCCTCGAAGAGGCCCTGCGCGCCCTCGCCGCCCGCGAGTCGGCGGCCTTCCGCGTCGACGGCACCCCGGTGCCACTGCCCGACCGGGCGCAGTCGGCGCTGCTGCGGATCGCGCAGGGCGCCCTCGCCAACATCCGCGAACACGCCGGCGCCGACTCCGCCGCCCTGACCCTCACCTACCTCGACGACCAGGTGGTCCTGGACATCGCCGACGACGGCCGCGGCTTCGACCCGGCGCTCGCGCGCGAGCAGGCCGAACGGGGCCACGGCCTGCCCGCGATGCGGGTGCGCGCCCAGCAGCTCGGTGGCACCCTGACGGTCGAGTCCACCCCGGGCGAGGGCACGGTGCTCTCCGCCGCGATCCCGCTCACCCTGGAGTCCTGA
- a CDS encoding response regulator transcription factor, with translation MSVRILLCDDHVVVRAGLLALLGSTPDIEVVGEAGSGEEAVAMAAKLKPDVVLMDLQLGAGIDGVEATRRIAPTGVHVLVLTTYDTDADITRAIEAGATGYLLKAERPEELFAAIHSAAQGRTALSPPVASRVMDRMRGAAGPSLTDRERDILGQLGRGLGNREIARALFISEATVKTHLGRIYAKLGVDTRAGAVAVAKERRLLP, from the coding sequence ATGTCCGTACGGATCCTCCTCTGCGACGATCACGTCGTCGTCCGCGCCGGCCTGCTCGCGCTGCTCGGCAGCACCCCCGACATCGAGGTGGTGGGCGAGGCGGGCAGCGGCGAGGAGGCCGTCGCGATGGCGGCGAAGCTGAAGCCGGACGTCGTCCTGATGGACCTCCAGCTCGGCGCCGGCATCGACGGCGTGGAGGCGACGCGGCGGATCGCGCCCACCGGCGTCCACGTCCTGGTCCTCACCACGTACGACACGGACGCGGACATCACGCGGGCGATCGAGGCGGGCGCGACGGGCTATCTGCTGAAGGCCGAGCGGCCCGAGGAGCTGTTCGCCGCGATCCACTCCGCCGCCCAGGGCCGCACGGCCCTCTCCCCGCCGGTCGCCAGCCGGGTCATGGACCGCATGCGGGGCGCGGCGGGCCCTTCGCTCACCGACCGGGAACGGGACATCCTCGGCCAGCTGGGGCGCGGCCTCGGCAACCGGGAGATCGCGCGGGCGCTGTTCATCAGCGAGGCGACGGTGAAGACGCACCTCGGCCGGATCTACGCCAAGCTCGGCGTCGACACCCGCGCCGGCGCGGTCGCGGTGGCGAAGGAGCGGCGCCTGCTGCCGTAA
- a CDS encoding FAD-dependent monooxygenase, with protein MKLAIVGGGPAGLYLSILLKRQDPSHDIAVYERNPEGSTYGWGVTYWAGLLDKLRAGDPESAAAVAEASVTWTDGVAIVRDERTVHRGDAGFGIGRRRMLALLADRAEELGVRVEFEHDIPGPDAPELAGADLVVAADGVNSVLREARAGHFGSEVTSGRNQYIWLGTTKVFDSFSFAFKETEHGWIWCYAYGFSGERSTCVVECSPETWTGLGLDTRGEADSLNLLEKLFHDLLDGHELIGRERADDAAQWLTFRTLTNRVWHHGNLVLLGDAAHTTHYSIGAGTTLALEDALALADALRAPGDLDAALTAYGKRRRAELVSAQSAARYSAQWYENLPRYMSLEPAKMFALLGQRHSPLLPHVPPQLYYRIDRAAEQLEPLRRLKRWLGPRVARAVHGRR; from the coding sequence GTGAAGCTCGCGATCGTCGGCGGCGGACCCGCCGGCCTCTACCTCTCGATCCTGCTGAAGCGGCAGGACCCGTCCCACGACATCGCCGTGTACGAACGGAACCCCGAGGGCTCCACGTACGGCTGGGGCGTCACCTACTGGGCCGGGCTCCTCGACAAGCTGCGCGCCGGCGACCCCGAGTCCGCGGCCGCCGTCGCCGAGGCGTCCGTGACCTGGACCGACGGGGTCGCCATCGTCCGCGACGAGCGGACCGTCCACCGCGGCGACGCGGGCTTCGGCATCGGACGGCGGCGGATGCTCGCGCTGCTCGCCGACCGCGCCGAGGAGCTCGGCGTACGGGTCGAGTTCGAGCACGACATCCCCGGCCCGGACGCGCCCGAACTGGCCGGGGCGGACCTGGTCGTCGCCGCCGACGGCGTCAACAGCGTGCTCCGCGAGGCGCGCGCCGGCCACTTCGGCAGCGAGGTCACCAGCGGCCGCAACCAGTACATCTGGCTCGGCACCACCAAGGTCTTCGACTCCTTCAGCTTCGCCTTCAAGGAGACCGAGCACGGCTGGATCTGGTGCTACGCCTACGGCTTCAGCGGCGAGCGCTCCACCTGTGTCGTCGAGTGCTCCCCGGAGACCTGGACCGGCCTCGGCCTCGACACGCGCGGCGAGGCCGACAGCCTGAACCTCCTGGAGAAGCTCTTCCACGACCTCCTCGACGGGCACGAGCTGATCGGCCGCGAACGCGCCGACGACGCCGCCCAGTGGCTGACCTTCCGCACCCTCACCAACCGGGTCTGGCACCACGGCAACCTCGTCCTCCTCGGCGACGCCGCCCACACCACGCACTACTCGATCGGCGCGGGCACCACCCTGGCCCTGGAGGACGCGCTCGCCCTCGCGGACGCCCTGCGCGCCCCCGGCGACCTGGACGCCGCCCTCACCGCGTACGGGAAGCGGCGGCGCGCCGAACTCGTCTCCGCGCAGAGCGCCGCCCGCTACAGCGCCCAGTGGTACGAGAACCTCCCGCGCTACATGAGCCTGGAGCCGGCCAAGATGTTCGCGCTCCTCGGCCAGCGCCACTCGCCGCTGCTGCCGCACGTCCCGCCGCAGCTGTACTACCGGATCGACCGGGCCGCCGAACAGCTGGAGCCCCTGCGCCGCCTCAAGCGCTGGCTCGGCCCCCGGGTGGCACGAGCGGTGCACGGCCGCCGCTGA
- a CDS encoding ABC transporter permease subunit, with the protein MPALTKPVPPSTRSTPPARFRDLLAAEWIKLWSLRSTPWAFVVGAVAALGVNLNATLADYRNYPNYPEGIRELFVPIWAMRDAFTLGGAMVFTLATGSIGALMIVGEYGTGQIRTTFAAVPARRAVVAAKALVLAAVMLVYGTVVAGVSFAATQAVLDGRGVGMAIGDEGVLRAVAASALLAPVCALAGFGLGALLRHTATTIVSLTGLLLLLPALMGERDRWGATFLHALPQGAWKRLTEVGVSPVPVEYPWTAGGAWTVYAAWVLGAVAVAFVAVHRRDV; encoded by the coding sequence ATGCCCGCCCTCACGAAGCCTGTTCCCCCGTCCACCCGTTCGACCCCGCCGGCCCGGTTCCGTGATCTCCTCGCCGCCGAGTGGATCAAGCTGTGGTCGCTCCGCTCCACCCCCTGGGCCTTCGTCGTCGGCGCGGTCGCCGCCCTCGGCGTCAACCTCAACGCGACGCTCGCCGACTACCGCAACTACCCGAACTACCCGGAGGGCATCAGGGAGCTCTTCGTGCCGATCTGGGCGATGCGCGACGCGTTCACGCTCGGCGGGGCCATGGTGTTCACGCTCGCCACCGGCTCCATCGGCGCGCTGATGATCGTCGGCGAGTACGGCACCGGCCAGATCCGTACGACCTTCGCGGCCGTCCCCGCCCGCCGGGCCGTCGTCGCCGCGAAGGCGCTCGTCCTCGCCGCCGTGATGCTGGTGTACGGGACGGTGGTCGCCGGGGTCTCGTTCGCCGCCACGCAGGCCGTGCTCGACGGCCGGGGCGTCGGGATGGCGATCGGTGACGAGGGCGTGCTCCGGGCCGTCGCCGCGTCGGCGCTCCTCGCGCCCGTGTGCGCGCTCGCCGGTTTCGGGCTCGGGGCGCTGCTGCGGCACACGGCCACGACGATCGTCTCCCTGACCGGTCTGCTGCTTCTGCTGCCGGCCCTGATGGGCGAGCGCGACCGGTGGGGTGCGACGTTCCTGCACGCTCTGCCACAGGGCGCGTGGAAGCGGCTCACGGAGGTGGGGGTGTCGCCGGTGCCGGTGGAGTATCCGTGGACGGCCGGCGGGGCGTGGACGGTGTACGCGGCCTGGGTGCTGGGCGCCGTGGCGGTGGCTTTCGTGGCCGTCCACCGCCGGGACGTGTGA
- a CDS encoding ATP-binding cassette domain-containing protein, with product MIEVHELTKHYGRQGRRRPAARLTARNRPAASPAREDRPAVDHLTFSVKPGRVTGFLGPNGAGKSTTLRMVLGLNEPTSGTATVGGRRFRELPRGLRDVGALLDAQDVHGGRTAEAHLAALARTNGIPRRRAAEVLEEVGLAGAAGRRIGGYSLGMRQRLGIAAALLGDPPVLLFDEPVNGLDPEGVLWARGLFRRLAAEGRTVFVSSHLMSEMEHTADDLVVIGRGRLIAAESVAAFAARGTRRSVTVRTADPAAAPGFADALAAEGATVRREEEGLAVTGMDADRVGVLAFRHGVPLTGLTAHAASLEEAFMELTADSVEYR from the coding sequence ATGATCGAAGTCCACGAACTGACCAAGCATTACGGCCGCCAGGGCCGCCGCCGCCCCGCCGCCCGCCTCACAGCCCGCAACCGCCCCGCCGCCAGCCCCGCCCGCGAAGACCGCCCCGCCGTGGACCACCTCACCTTCTCCGTGAAACCCGGCCGCGTCACCGGCTTCCTCGGGCCCAACGGGGCCGGGAAGTCCACGACCCTGCGGATGGTCCTGGGGCTGAACGAGCCGACGTCCGGGACCGCCACCGTCGGCGGGCGGCGGTTCCGGGAGCTGCCGCGCGGGCTGCGGGACGTCGGGGCGCTGCTCGATGCGCAGGACGTGCACGGCGGCCGGACCGCCGAGGCCCATCTCGCGGCCCTCGCCCGCACCAACGGCATCCCGCGCCGCCGGGCCGCCGAGGTGTTGGAGGAGGTCGGTCTCGCGGGGGCCGCCGGGCGGCGGATCGGCGGCTACTCGCTCGGCATGAGGCAGCGCCTGGGGATCGCCGCCGCGCTGCTCGGCGATCCTCCCGTGCTGCTCTTCGACGAGCCGGTCAACGGCCTCGACCCGGAAGGCGTGCTGTGGGCGCGGGGACTGTTCCGGCGGCTCGCGGCCGAGGGCCGCACCGTGTTCGTCTCCAGCCATCTGATGAGCGAGATGGAGCACACCGCCGACGACCTCGTCGTCATCGGCCGGGGCCGGCTCATCGCGGCCGAGAGCGTGGCCGCCTTCGCCGCGCGCGGCACCCGCCGGAGCGTGACCGTGCGGACGGCCGACCCGGCCGCCGCGCCGGGCTTCGCCGACGCCTTGGCCGCAGAGGGCGCGACCGTACGGCGGGAGGAAGAGGGGCTCGCCGTGACCGGGATGGACGCGGACCGGGTCGGCGTCCTCGCCTTCCGGCACGGCGTCCCGCTCACCGGACTGACCGCGCACGCCGCCTCCCTCGAAGAGGCGTTCATGGAGCTCACCGCCGACAGTGTGGAGTACCGCTGA
- a CDS encoding sensor histidine kinase yields MTATPTARPSSARVPAALAWGAAVAHPFLLLTAVRTGPYRSTELRLFLTAVAVGLTLPLARRNPLAALGLLLTGLFAAATTRPDAVLLYLPVLAADAVVGRVAAARPLRVLLPAALGALAVQIAAATYTTSGQDVFVSTITALALALLTAGLLGRSVRERRSHTAELRAATTAEAVAAERLRIARELHDVVAHSIGVIAIQAGVGRRVIETQPAEARKALATIESTSRETLAGLRRTLGALRGADGRPAPRDPAPGLADLERLAAATADAGVRVELRHLGNPDAALPPEVDLAAYRIVQESLTNVVRHAATPTCRVTVERRTDTLLVEIADDGRGAPGGDAVGGYGLAGMRERAALLGGSLTAGPRPGGGFHVTALLPLPAGSQEGTPA; encoded by the coding sequence ATGACCGCCACCCCGACCGCCCGCCCGTCCAGCGCGCGGGTCCCGGCGGCCCTCGCTTGGGGCGCGGCCGTCGCGCACCCCTTCCTGCTCCTCACCGCCGTACGGACCGGCCCGTACCGCTCCACCGAACTGCGGCTCTTCCTCACCGCCGTCGCCGTGGGCCTGACCCTGCCCCTGGCGCGCCGCAACCCGCTCGCGGCGCTCGGACTGCTGCTCACCGGGCTGTTCGCGGCGGCGACCACACGGCCCGACGCCGTGCTCCTCTACCTCCCGGTGCTCGCCGCCGACGCCGTCGTGGGCCGGGTCGCCGCCGCGCGCCCGCTCCGAGTCCTACTGCCCGCCGCCCTCGGCGCGCTCGCCGTGCAGATCGCCGCCGCGACGTACACCACCTCCGGCCAGGACGTCTTCGTCAGCACGATCACGGCCCTCGCGCTCGCCCTGCTCACCGCCGGACTCCTCGGCCGGTCCGTACGCGAACGGCGCAGCCACACGGCGGAGCTGCGCGCCGCGACCACCGCCGAGGCCGTCGCGGCGGAACGGCTCCGGATCGCCCGCGAGCTGCACGACGTCGTCGCCCACAGCATCGGGGTCATCGCCATCCAGGCGGGCGTCGGCCGCCGGGTCATCGAGACCCAGCCCGCCGAGGCGCGCAAAGCGCTCGCCACCATCGAGTCCACCAGCCGGGAGACCCTCGCCGGTCTGCGCCGCACCCTCGGCGCACTGCGGGGCGCCGACGGCCGTCCCGCACCTCGCGACCCGGCGCCCGGCCTCGCCGACCTGGAGCGGCTCGCGGCGGCCACGGCGGACGCGGGGGTACGGGTCGAACTGCGGCACCTCGGCAACCCCGACGCCGCGCTCCCGCCGGAGGTCGACCTCGCCGCGTACCGGATCGTGCAGGAGTCGCTCACGAACGTCGTCCGGCACGCCGCCACCCCGACCTGCCGGGTGACGGTGGAGCGGCGCACCGACACCCTGCTCGTCGAGATCGCCGACGACGGCCGGGGCGCGCCCGGCGGGGACGCCGTGGGCGGGTACGGCCTGGCCGGGATGCGCGAGCGCGCCGCGCTCCTCGGCGGCAGCCTCACGGCGGGCCCGCGTCCCGGAGGCGGCTTCCACGTGACGGCGCTGCTGCCGCTGCCGGCCGGCAGCCAGGAAGGAACCCCGGCATGA